The Streptomyces sp. NBC_01268 genome window below encodes:
- a CDS encoding amino acid permease translates to MNTQPTLAKEGENTGSTGDSQQSDGSNGLKAGLKNRHLSMIAIGGVIGAGLFVGSGSGIAAAGPAILLSYALVGAMVVFVMRMLGEMAAARPSSGSFSAYADRALGRWAGFTIGWLYWFFWVVVLAVEATAGAKILEGWIPAVPQWGWALIVMVVLTATNLASVASYGEFEFWFAGIKVVAIGAFVVVGLLAVFGVLPGSDNPGAGFAHLTDTGGFFPMGAGAVLTGVLMVVFSFMGSEIVTLAAGESEDPQRAVTKATNSVIWRIGVFYLGSIFVVLTLLPWNDKSIVEKGSYVAALDSIGIPHAGQVMNVIVLTAVLSCLNSGLYTASRMAFSLGQRGDAPKAFAKTNKRGVPRAAILSSVVFGFVAVFFNYKWPDTVFAFLLNSSGAVALFVWLVICVTQLRMRGIILRETPDKLVVRMWLFPYLTWATIAMIVGVLGYMVYDGGSNREQVVLSLLVAALVLAIGLVKERLVNRAKPELDRV, encoded by the coding sequence ATGAACACGCAACCGACCCTGGCGAAGGAAGGCGAGAACACCGGATCCACCGGTGATTCGCAGCAGTCCGACGGTTCCAACGGTCTCAAGGCAGGCCTCAAGAACCGCCACCTTTCGATGATCGCCATCGGTGGCGTGATCGGCGCCGGCCTCTTCGTCGGTTCCGGCTCCGGCATCGCCGCGGCCGGCCCCGCCATCCTCCTGTCCTACGCGCTGGTCGGCGCGATGGTCGTCTTCGTGATGCGGATGCTCGGCGAGATGGCGGCCGCCCGCCCCTCCTCCGGCTCCTTCTCCGCCTACGCGGACCGGGCGCTCGGCCGCTGGGCCGGTTTCACCATCGGCTGGTTGTACTGGTTCTTCTGGGTGGTGGTGCTCGCGGTCGAGGCGACCGCCGGCGCCAAGATCCTCGAGGGCTGGATCCCGGCCGTCCCGCAGTGGGGCTGGGCGCTCATCGTGATGGTGGTGCTCACCGCCACGAACCTCGCCTCCGTCGCCTCGTACGGAGAGTTCGAGTTCTGGTTCGCGGGCATCAAGGTCGTCGCCATCGGCGCCTTCGTCGTGGTCGGCCTGCTCGCCGTCTTCGGCGTGCTGCCGGGCTCGGACAACCCGGGCGCGGGCTTCGCGCACCTCACCGACACCGGGGGCTTCTTCCCGATGGGTGCGGGTGCCGTGCTCACCGGTGTGCTGATGGTCGTCTTCTCCTTCATGGGCAGCGAGATCGTCACCCTGGCCGCCGGCGAGTCGGAGGACCCGCAGCGGGCCGTCACCAAGGCCACCAACAGCGTGATCTGGCGGATCGGCGTCTTCTACCTGGGTTCGATCTTCGTCGTGCTCACCCTGCTGCCGTGGAACGACAAGTCGATCGTCGAGAAGGGCTCGTACGTCGCCGCCCTCGACTCCATCGGCATCCCGCACGCCGGCCAGGTCATGAACGTGATCGTCCTGACCGCCGTCCTGTCCTGCCTGAACTCGGGCCTCTACACGGCCTCCCGGATGGCCTTCTCGCTCGGCCAGCGCGGTGACGCGCCGAAGGCCTTCGCCAAGACCAACAAGCGGGGCGTGCCGCGGGCGGCGATCCTCTCCTCGGTGGTCTTCGGCTTCGTCGCGGTCTTCTTCAACTACAAGTGGCCCGACACCGTCTTCGCCTTCCTGCTGAACTCGTCCGGCGCCGTCGCCCTCTTCGTCTGGCTGGTCATCTGCGTGACCCAGCTGCGGATGCGCGGGATCATCCTGCGCGAGACGCCCGACAAGCTGGTCGTGCGGATGTGGCTCTTCCCGTACCTGACCTGGGCGACCATCGCCATGATCGTCGGCGTCCTCGGCTACATGGTCTACGACGGCGGCAGCAACCGGGAGCAGGTCGTGCTCTCGCTGCTGGTGGCCGCGCTCGTGCTGGCGATCGGGCTCGTCAAGGAGCGGCTCGTGAACCGCGCGAAGCCGGAGCTCGACCGGGTCTGA
- a CDS encoding biotin transporter BioY gives MSTAVAPVRSLRSGTVLADLIPASRARDIALVVGGAALTGLAAQLTVPVPGSPVPVSGQTFAALLVGTALGARRGFLSLGVYAVAGMAGLPWFAEASSGWSMPSFGYILGMLLAATVVGALARRGADRSVLRTAGTMVLGSAIIYAVGVPYLALATGMTLGQAVSAGLVPFLIGDALKAALAMGALPAAWKLVGRKG, from the coding sequence TTCCCTCCGCTCCGGAACGGTCCTCGCCGACCTGATCCCGGCCAGCCGTGCCCGCGACATCGCGCTGGTCGTCGGCGGTGCCGCGCTGACCGGCCTGGCCGCCCAGCTCACCGTCCCGGTCCCCGGCTCCCCGGTCCCGGTCTCCGGCCAGACCTTCGCCGCCCTGCTCGTCGGCACCGCCCTCGGTGCCCGCCGCGGCTTCCTCTCCCTCGGCGTGTACGCCGTCGCCGGCATGGCGGGCCTGCCCTGGTTCGCCGAGGCGAGCTCCGGCTGGTCGATGCCGTCCTTCGGCTACATCCTCGGCATGCTGCTGGCCGCCACCGTCGTCGGCGCCCTCGCCCGGCGCGGTGCCGACCGCTCGGTGCTGCGGACGGCGGGCACGATGGTGCTGGGCTCCGCGATCATCTACGCGGTCGGCGTGCCATACCTGGCCCTGGCCACCGGCATGACCCTCGGCCAGGCCGTCAGCGCGGGCCTCGTCCCCTTCCTCATCGGCGACGCCCTCAAGGCCGCCCTCGCGATGGGCGCGCTGCCGGCCGCGTGGAAGCTGGTCGGCCGCAAGGGCTGA